A window of Gudongella oleilytica genomic DNA:
CAATGGCTATGATGATCCCGTCAGCAGTATTTACTGAATCCTTCCTAAGCTTCATCGGTCTTGGTGTTTCTGCACCAATGGCTTCATGGGGTACATTGGCCAACAATGCTCTTGCAGGACTGACTACCTATCCGTATCAGCTGTTCTTCCCTTCAATGGCAATAGCAGTAACGATGTTGGCCTTCAACTTCATTGGCGACGGACTTAGAGACGCTTTGGACCCAAGACTAAGGAAAGGATAGAGAAAATATGGATAACAGAGAATATATTTTAGAGATAAACAACTTAAAGACATCGTTTTATACCCATGTAGGAGAGGTACAGGCAGTAAGAGGGATCTCCTTTAAGATGAAAAAGGGAGATGTAATGGGTATTGTAGGTGAGTCAGGCAGCGGAAAGAGTGTAACAGCACTTTCTGTTATGAAGCTTATCGACGCCCCTGGAAAGATAAAGGAAGGCAGCATCATATTCGACGGAAAGGACATAACAAATTATTCCGAGAATCAGATGTCAAACATCAGAGGTAACGACATAGCCATGATCTTCCAGGACCCGATGACCTCACTGAACCCCGTTTTTAAAATCAAGAACCAGATGGTTGAAGTAATAGAGAGACATCAGAAACTGGGTAAGCATAAAGCTACGGAAAGAGCTCTTGAAATGCTAAGGCTTGTAGGTATTCCAGAACCTGAAAGAAGAATAAACTCATACCCTCATGAGTTTTCAGGCGGTATGAGACAGCGTGCAATGATTGCTACAGCACTTTCCTGCAACCCAAAGCTGCTGATAGCTGATGAGCCGACAACAGCCCTTGACGTTACCATCCAGGCTCAGATACTTGATATAATGAGAGATATCTCAGTTAAGACCGGCACGTCGATAATACTTATTACTCACGACCTTGGAGTCATAGCAGAGACCTGTAATGACCTGATAGTTATGTATGGCGGAATGCCAATGGAAATGGGGAGCGTCGAGGACATTTTTGCAAGTCCGCAGCATCCTTATACTCAGGGGTTATTGAAATCAGTTCCCAGAATGGACAGGGAGCAAAAGGAAAGACTTAAGCCGATAGCAGGATCGCCGCCGGATCTGTTGAAACCCCCGGCAGGATGCCCATTCTCAACAAGGTGTCCACATGTAATGCAGATATGCAAGGAACAGCCTGCACCAATGTTTAACGTAGGCGAGGATCATACATCAGCCTGTTGGCTTCTCCACGAGGATGCCCCGGCAGTTGAAGGCTTTGGAAAGGGGGTCCTGTAGGATGGAACAAAACAGACCACTATTGGAAATAAAAAATCTGAAGAAATATTTCACCATAGAGTCAGGAGGCTTTTTCAACAGAAAAAGCGGCAACCTGACAGCAGTTGACGACGTAACCTTCCACATAAACAAAGGCGAAACCTTTGGTCTTGTAGGAGAATCAGGCTGCGGCAAATCGACACTTGGAAGATCCATTGTAAGACTTTATCAGCCAACCGGCGGAAACATTATTTACGATGGCGAGGACATAACCAACATATCCCAGCATGAGATGATGAAGTACAGAAAAAGGCTCCAGATGATATTCCAGGACCCATACGCATCGTTAAACACAAGACTTACTGTTTCAGAGATCATTGGAGAGGGTATAGAAACTCACAAGCTCTACACAGGTCAGGAGAAGCTCGATAAGATATATGAACTCCTAACGACAGTAGGCCTAAAAAAGGAGCACGCCAACAGATATCCCCATGAGTTCTCAGGCGGACAGAGACAAAGGATCGGTATTGCAAGGGCGTTGGCTGTTGAACCTGATCTTGTAGTATGTGATGAACCAATTTCGGCACTGGACGTGTCAATCCAGGCACAGGTAGTAAACATGCTTGAGGATCTTCAGGACAACATGGGGCTTACCTATCTGTTCATAGCCCATGACCTGTCAATGGTTAAGCACATTTCCGACAGGATCGGCGTAATGTAC
This region includes:
- a CDS encoding ABC transporter ATP-binding protein, giving the protein MEQNRPLLEIKNLKKYFTIESGGFFNRKSGNLTAVDDVTFHINKGETFGLVGESGCGKSTLGRSIVRLYQPTGGNIIYDGEDITNISQHEMMKYRKRLQMIFQDPYASLNTRLTVSEIIGEGIETHKLYTGQEKLDKIYELLTTVGLKKEHANRYPHEFSGGQRQRIGIARALAVEPDLVVCDEPISALDVSIQAQVVNMLEDLQDNMGLTYLFIAHDLSMVKHISDRIGVMYLGKMMEITESNELYRKPLHPYTQALLSSIPIPDPKKNKEHKRIILQGDVKSPIDPPEGCRFASRCRYVMDVCREVTPELREVEPGHFVACHLVK
- a CDS encoding ABC transporter ATP-binding protein, which gives rise to MDNREYILEINNLKTSFYTHVGEVQAVRGISFKMKKGDVMGIVGESGSGKSVTALSVMKLIDAPGKIKEGSIIFDGKDITNYSENQMSNIRGNDIAMIFQDPMTSLNPVFKIKNQMVEVIERHQKLGKHKATERALEMLRLVGIPEPERRINSYPHEFSGGMRQRAMIATALSCNPKLLIADEPTTALDVTIQAQILDIMRDISVKTGTSIILITHDLGVIAETCNDLIVMYGGMPMEMGSVEDIFASPQHPYTQGLLKSVPRMDREQKERLKPIAGSPPDLLKPPAGCPFSTRCPHVMQICKEQPAPMFNVGEDHTSACWLLHEDAPAVEGFGKGVL